A genomic segment from Pseudomonadota bacterium encodes:
- a CDS encoding integrin alpha, whose product MHASRSLTRAVRRSLAAAAIVGVASAPVAQGQAFPPIVQLSSLRPVAGGDGAQGSIFVGRRMDGAAGETVSVIDDINGDGVADLVIAAPRATSGQVDRAGELYVLFGQPGGFPAQRSVGTLFPTGGGDGSAGFALIGRGERDYSGESIANVGDLNGDGIHDLGLSADPRHPEVIVLFGRDQKGGDTFPPVLPLQQLLPGGGGDGSRGFALRFRGGDDLISLEVSAAGDVNGDGVDDLLIGNATGFDFGDGPAGEVTVLFGRDVAADGGFAPVMDVDQLRPVAGGDGSDGFFILGIDSDDRAGVRVNAAGDVNGDGIDDLLIGSYRADPGGRGGAGESYLLFGRRDGWPATVSLVDLLPEAGGDGNLGVVVAGIDGADNAGAVFGGGDVNNDGISDVLICAAGAAPGDRFQAGECYAVFGRDAINDPFPAQLELTTLLPQHGGDGSRGFVLEGASVADELGAGLEASKPVSITGDVNGDGIDDIVIGTQNGDLSNGVNNNEGEVSVVFGRDGAFPPVVPLLSLRPAGGGDGAMGFVIAAYDVSGFAGGSVSTGDVNGDGIDDILIGAREVDPVPLRNDDPGVAYLVLGRADALGDLCSTQPTVSRADAC is encoded by the coding sequence ATGCACGCATCCCGATCATTGACTCGCGCCGTACGACGGTCCCTCGCCGCCGCCGCAATCGTCGGTGTCGCCAGCGCACCCGTCGCCCAGGGGCAAGCGTTCCCGCCCATCGTTCAACTGTCGAGCCTGCGCCCCGTAGCGGGTGGTGATGGCGCGCAGGGCAGCATCTTCGTGGGTCGCCGTATGGACGGCGCGGCGGGCGAGACGGTCTCCGTGATCGATGACATCAACGGCGACGGTGTGGCAGATCTGGTCATCGCCGCGCCCAGAGCGACATCCGGGCAGGTGGATCGGGCCGGTGAGCTATACGTTCTATTTGGTCAGCCTGGTGGTTTCCCCGCCCAGCGCTCCGTGGGCACCCTGTTTCCGACCGGTGGCGGCGATGGCAGCGCCGGCTTCGCCCTGATCGGCCGAGGCGAGCGGGACTACAGCGGCGAGTCGATCGCGAACGTGGGTGACCTCAACGGCGACGGTATCCACGACTTGGGGCTAAGCGCAGATCCTCGCCACCCTGAGGTCATCGTTTTGTTCGGTCGCGACCAGAAAGGCGGAGACACGTTCCCGCCCGTGCTACCGCTACAGCAACTCCTCCCTGGCGGCGGCGGCGATGGGAGTCGTGGCTTCGCGCTCAGGTTCCGAGGTGGCGACGATCTCATCTCCCTTGAGGTCAGTGCCGCTGGCGACGTCAATGGCGATGGGGTGGATGATCTGCTCATCGGTAACGCCACGGGGTTCGACTTCGGCGACGGTCCCGCGGGCGAGGTCACCGTCCTGTTCGGTCGCGACGTCGCCGCGGACGGTGGCTTCGCCCCCGTGATGGACGTCGATCAGTTGCGTCCGGTCGCGGGTGGTGACGGCAGCGATGGGTTCTTCATTCTGGGCATCGATAGCGACGATCGCGCCGGGGTCCGGGTGAACGCCGCTGGGGACGTGAATGGCGATGGGATCGATGACCTGCTCATCGGATCCTACCGTGCGGACCCCGGAGGCCGTGGTGGGGCGGGGGAGAGCTATTTACTATTCGGTCGCCGCGACGGCTGGCCCGCGACCGTATCGCTCGTGGACCTGCTCCCAGAGGCTGGGGGCGATGGTAACCTCGGCGTGGTCGTCGCTGGCATTGACGGTGCCGACAACGCAGGTGCTGTGTTCGGCGGCGGCGACGTGAACAACGATGGGATCAGCGATGTGCTCATCTGCGCTGCCGGGGCGGCACCGGGAGATCGCTTCCAGGCGGGCGAGTGCTATGCCGTGTTCGGTCGTGACGCCATAAACGATCCGTTCCCTGCGCAGCTGGAACTCACCACCCTCCTCCCGCAGCACGGCGGCGACGGCAGTCGGGGCTTCGTGCTGGAAGGGGCTAGCGTGGCCGATGAGCTGGGCGCTGGCCTCGAGGCGTCGAAACCCGTCAGCATCACTGGCGATGTGAACGGTGACGGCATCGATGACATCGTCATAGGCACTCAAAATGGGGATCTCTCGAACGGCGTCAACAACAACGAAGGCGAAGTGTCTGTGGTCTTCGGGCGCGATGGGGCATTCCCGCCCGTCGTGCCCCTGCTTAGTCTCAGGCCCGCAGGGGGTGGCGATGGTGCTATGGGGTTTGTGATCGCCGCCTACGACGTGAGCGGCTTTGCAGGCGGCTCCGTGAGCACCGGGGATGTGAATGGCGATGGGATCGATGACATCTTGATCGGTGCGCGCGAGGTGGATCCGGTGCCCCTACGCAACGATGACCCAGGTGTTGCCTACCTCGTTCTTGGGCGTGCAGATGCGCTCGGGGATCTCTGCTCGACTCAGCCTACCGTGTCCCGTGCGGATGCTTGTTAG